A genomic stretch from Harpia harpyja isolate bHarHar1 chromosome 20, bHarHar1 primary haplotype, whole genome shotgun sequence includes:
- the GDF9 gene encoding growth/differentiation factor 9: MESTWRICVCFYCCLHWLSSSIQCSPRSRDRVVSDKTSGLSVAPEDNASELHPLLQLPKGMRRGYALLPPLLKVLSDRGHQNWESEAPRLQPGSRALRYMKRLYKMSATKEGIPKANKSHLYNTVRLFTPCSECKHHHRDLMKGDVHLVDLLFNLDRVTALEHLLKSVLLYSFDTSVPISSSITCMCHLSVKEHDSSSQVCPSLSHSIPFSLQFEVRKRKWVEIDVTSFLQPLIATNRRNIHMAVNVTCLMGDPQQNTKLENAINMALLPPSLLLYLNDTSEQAYHRWNSLRHRRKNPVWPRQRNSPLVDPTGGKGKENSQGKRASRQRRAENLKEAPATPPHNLSKYFKQFLFPQNECELHNFRLSFSQLKWDKWIIAPHRYSPQYCKGDCPRVVGHRYGSPVHTMVQNIIYEKLDSSVPKPSCVPAEYSPLSVLTIEPDGSIVYKEYEDMIATKCTCR; the protein is encoded by the exons ATGGAGAGTACTTGGagaatttgtgtttgtttctatTGCTGTCTTCATTGGCTTTCTTCTAGCATCCAGTGCTCCCCTCGCTCCAGGGATCGTGTAGTCTCTGACAAGACCTCTGGGTTATCGGTAGCCCCTGAGGACAACGCCAGTGAGCTACATCCATTGTTGCAGCTGCCAAAAGGCATGAGACGTGGATatgccctcctgcctccccttctCAAGGTGCTGTCTGACCGGGGACACCAGAACTGGGAAAGTGAGGCCCCCAGGCTACAGCCAGGGTCCAGAGCCCTTCGGTACATGAAGAGGCTATATAAGATGTCTGCTACCAAGGAGGGAATCCCAAAGGCTAATAAAAGCCACCTCTATAACACTGTACGACTTTTCACTCCGTGTTCTGAATGCAAGCACCACCACAGGGACCTAATGAAAG GAGACGTTCACTTGGTGGATTTACTCTTCAACCTGGATCGTGTTACTGCTCTAGAGCACTTACTCAAGTCTGTCTTGCTCTATTCCTTTGACACATCAGTTCCCATTTCTTCTTCCATTACGTGCATGTGCCATTTATCTGTTAAGGAGCATGATTCTTCTAGCCAAGTGTGTCCCAGCCTCTCGCACTCTATACCTTTTAGCCTGCAATTTGAAGTTAGAAAACGCAAGTGGGTTGAGATTGATGTGACTTCTTTTCTCCAGCCTCTAATTGCTACTAACAGGAGGAATATTCATATGGCTGTGAATGTCACTTGTTTGATGGGTGATCCACAACAGAACACTAAACTGGAAAATGCAATTAATATGGCACTGCTTCCCCCTTCTCTTCTTCTTTATCTGAATGATACCAGTGAGCAAGCTTATCACAGGTGGAACTCACTTagacacagaaggaaaaaccCAGTGTGGCCCAGGCAAAGGAACAGTCCGCTTGTTGATCCTACGGGTGGCAAAGGAAAGGAGAATTCACAAGGTAAAAGGGCCTCTCGACAGCGAAGAGCTGAGAATCTTAAAGAAGCACCAGCAACTCCACCTCATAATTTGagcaaatatttcaaacaatTTCTGTTCCCTCAAAACGAGTGTGAGCTTCACAACTTCCGTCTAAGTTTTAGCCAACTAAAATGGGACAAATGGATAATAGCACCACACAGGTACAGCCCTCAGTATTGTAAAGGTGACTGCCCAAGGGTTGTCGGGCATCGTTATGGCTCTCCGGTACACACAATGGTACAGAACATAATATATGAGAAACTGGACTCCTCTGTTCCAAAGCCCTCCTGTGTTCCTGCTGAATACAGCCCACTGAGCGTCCTAACCATAGAGCCCGATGGCTCCATAGTCTACAAAGAGTACGAAGATATGATAGCTACCAAGTGCACTTGTCGGTAG